TGTCGGGTCCCGGACGCCGGTGTAATCGTACGGCGTCTCCGTCGCCTTGATCTGTGCTTCCTCTTCGGCGGTCAGCCCGAACACCACCACGCCGTTGATCCAGTCGTTCGGATCGTCCGTGCGAACGGCTTCTAACATCGTTCCTCCCCGATCGGATTCCAGCGAGTAGTACCGGCGGAACCCCCAGATCTTCGCGGGGGCGTAGACGATCCGTTCGCGGCGTTCCTCCCACTTCTCCAGCGCGTTCGGTCTGACGGTCCGACTCGTGTTCCCCTCGTAGACGTCGTCGAGTTCCGGGTCGACGTTCTCGAACCGGGAGATCAGACTCGTCGGGAGAATCAGACTACCGTACCCGAATATCGGTGTCATTTATGAGTGGTCGTCGATAGCGTGTTGTCGACTGCCGTACTTCACTATTGCGACGCCACGACCGCAGGTTGCGGAGGCAGCAGCGGGCCGGATTTCCCCGGCGGAGATTTCGCGACGGCGCCGCCGACCCCCCGATCCCGTCGCTTTTTTTCGCTCGGAGCCGACGGGGCCGTATGAACAGGACAGAGTTCGCCGCGCGCATCGACCACACGGTCCTGGGGCCGACGACGACGATCGACGCCGTCGAGACGGTCCTCGACGAGGCGGAGACCTACGGGATGAACGCCTGTATCCCGCCGTGTTACGTGGCCGAAGCAGTCGCGTACGCCCCCGACGTCACCCTGGCGACGGTCGTCGGATTCCCGCACGGCCAGCACTCGACGGCGGCGAAACACGGCGAGGCCGTCGACGCCTGGCAGTCCGGCGCTGACGAGGTGGATATGGTCCTCAACGTCGGGCGCCTGCAGGCCGGCGACGACGACGCGGTCGCCGCCGATATCGCCGAAGTGGTCGCCGCGGTCCCGATCCCGGTGAAGGTCATCATCGAGACGGCGCTGCTGAGCGACGCCGAGAAGCACCGCGCCTGTGAGGCGGCCGCCGAAGCCGGGGCCGACTTCGTGAAGACGTCGACGGGGTTCGCCGACGGCGGCGCGACTGTCGCCGACGTCGAACTGATGGCGGAGTACCTGCCGGTCAAGGCCAGCGGCGGTATCGGCTCCTACGAGGAGGCGACGGCGATGCTCGACGCGGGCGCAGAACGGATCGGGGCGTCATCCGGGGTGGAGATCGTCGAAGGACACCCGGACGAGAGCGACTGACTATCTAGAGGCACCCGGACGAGAGCGACTGATCACCGGGACGCGCTCGAACGGGGAAATCGGGGTCCGTCGGAGACGGCACGGCGGAACCCGCGGGTCGGACCCGCTTACTCCTCTCGCATCTCGCCGAGTCGGTCGACGAGGGCGTCGGTGTCGACGTCGGACTCGACGTTGACGTCGCCGTCGTGGTCGTGTTCGTGGACGTTGACCGCTTCGGTGTCGTCGTCCTCGTCGGCGGTCTGCTCTTGCTGCTCGGATTCGTCGTAGCTTCCGAAGCCCATACCTCCCGATTCAGGCCGGCATAGAAGAAACGCACGAAGTGGTCGGCGAGCGCGTGTTGGTGACACGGTGCCGCCCCGACAGCTCCGATAAACCGAACGTGTTAACAAGGTAGTTTAGTGCCGCAGAACGCCCAAGAGTCCGTATCGGTGCCCATCTCCACGGCGAATCTGTATTTCGAACGACTGGACTGCTGAGTGATATTTCAGTAGCCTTTTGAGAGGATCCCGAATAGCCCGGGACACAAATGAGCGTGAGAGAGGGGACCTCACTGGATCGGTTCGACATCGTCGACCGGGGGGCGACGATCACGGTCCTGCACGTCGACGACGACGCGGCCCTCGTCGACCTGGCCGCGACGTTCTTAGAACGCGAGTCGGACTCGATTCGCGTGCTGACCGAGACGAGCGTCGAAGACGGGCGGGCGACCCTGCGCGACCACGAGATCGACTGCATCGTCAGCGACTACGATATGCCCGGCGAGAACGGACTGGAGTTCCTCGAAACTGTCCGGCAGGCGCGCCCGAAACTGCCGTTCGTCCTCTTCACCGGGAAGGGGTCCGAGGAGATCGCGAGCGAGGCGATCTCGGCAGGCGTCACCGAGTACCTCCAGAAGGAGAGCGGGACGGATCAGTACACCGTGCTCGCGAACCGAATCGAGCAGGCGGTCAAGCGCCGGCGGGCAGAGGAAGAGGTCTACCGGGGCTTTCAGGCGATGGAATCCGCACAGGAGGGAATCGGAATCATCGGCGCGGACGGCACCTACCGGTACGTGAATCGGTCCTACGCGGATATCTACGACAGGGACGTGACAGAGCTCGTCGGCGAGCACTGGGAGACGCTCTACCCCGACGCGGAGGCCGAACGGTTCCACGACAAGATTCTGCCGACGCTGGAACGCCGCGGGACCTGGGTCGGCGAGTCGGTCGGCGTCACGAAGGGCGGCGAACGGGTCCCGGAGTCGCTCGCGCTCACGCAGATGGACGACGGCGGTCACGTCTGCGTCGTCCGCGACATCTCCGAGCGGAAGGCCCGCGAGCGCGAACTCCGCCGCGAACAGCAGTTCCTGTACACGACCCTGGAGGCGCTCGGCGACCTGTTCTACGCCTTCGACGAGGAGCTGAACTTGCTGCGCTGGAACGACCGCATCGAGGCGGTGACCGGCTACTCCGCCGCCGAACTCGACGGCCGCTCGCCGCGAGAGGTGTTCGGCGACGACGCGGCGCGCGTGGCGTCGGCCATCGACACCGCCGTCTCCGAGCGCCGTCGCGTGAGTGTCGAGGCCGAACTCAGCCGGGAAAACGGCGATTCCGTCGAGTACGAGTTCACCGGCGCGCCGGTCGAAGACGGCGGTGAACTGCTCGGCGTCTGTGGAGTCGGGCGGAGCGCGGCGACCGAGGAGTCCTGATTGCCCCGCGGGGAGCGCGGGACCGAAACGTTTTGTCGCTGTTGGACCTCCGGACGAGTGAATGAGTGTCGAATCGAAGAAGCGGATCCTCGGCGGCGGTGCGCTCTCGACGCTCGGCACGTTGCTCACCACCGTCACGTTATTTGATATCTACGAGGACGTCGCGGTGCAGGGCGACCCGCTGTTTCTCACCGTCGCGGAAAACTCGCTGCCGCTGCTTCTCAACCTCGGACTCGTCGCCGCGGGCCTGATTCTCGTCCGCAACGACGACCTGCGGACGGAGTTCGTCACGCGCTCGACGAAGTGGAGCGTGCTCGGGGCGGTTTCGATTTTCGGGATCACCGGCTGGGTGTACTACTTCCAGGTCGCGCAGGGTCGGATCAAACCGCACATTATGTTCAGCCACGTCGTCTCGATGGGCGCCGTTGCGGGGCTGGCGATCGGCCTCTACGACGGGCAGCGTCGCGAGCGCGAGGAGCAACTGGCGACCGAGCGGGACAAGATCCTGGCCCTGTTCGAGAACAGTTCAGACTGTATCGCCGAGATCGAGTTCGTCGGCGACCGTCCGCTCATCCGCGACGTCAACCCCGCCTTCTGTGAGGTGTTCGGATACGACGCCGAGGCCATCCGGGGTGCGTGCATCGACGAGGTCATCGTCCCCGGCGGCGACGAGGAGATGGCGGGCGCGATCAGCGACCGCGCGCACCGGGGCGAGCAGTTCGAGGTCGAAGGCGTGACCCGCCTGACGGCCGACGGTGACGCCCGCGTGTTCCGGTTGCAGACGATACCGCTCGACGCCGCGTCCTGGAACGCCGACGGGTACGCCGTCTACACTGATATCACCGCCGAGCACCGCTACGAGGAGCGGATGACCGCGCTCCACGAGGCGACGCGGGAACTGATGACGATCGGTTCGACCGAAGGCATCGCGACGGCGACCGTCGAAGCGGCCGAGGAGATTCTCAGTCTCGACTTCACCGGCATCCACCTCTACGACGCGGACGAGGAGGCGCTGTATCCGGCCGCTCACACCGAACAGATCGACGACCTCATCGGCGAACCGCCGACGCTTCGGCCGGGCGAAGCCATCGCGTGGGAGGTCTTCGAGAGCGGGACGCCCCGCTACGTCGGCGATCTGAACGCCGAAGCGGCGGCGTACAACGAGGACTCGCCGCTCGCGAGCGAGTTGCTCGTCCCGCTGAACGGGTTCGGCGTGCTGCTGGTCGGGGCGCGGACTCCCTACGCGTTCGACGAGTCCGACTTCTCGCTCGCGAAGATCCTGGCCGCCAACGTCGAAGCCGCGATGGAGCGCGCCGAACGCGAGGAACGACTCCAGCGGCAAAACGAGCGGCTCGAGACGTTCACGAGCATCGTCTCCCACGACCTCCGGAACCCGCTGAGCGTCGCGAACGGCTACCTCGAACTCGCCCGCGAGGGCGACGACGAGGCACTCGACCGGGTCGAGGAGGCGCTCGACAGGATGGACGAGTTGATCGGGAGCCTCCTGGAACTCGCTCGCGAGGGCGAGTCGGTCGACGAGGTCCGCCCCGTCGATCTGGCGTCGGTCGCGCGCAGCGCGTGGTCGAATACGGCGACGGCCGACGCCACGCTCCGGATCGACGCCGGCGGCGAGATCGAGGCCGATTCGGACAGGCTGCAGCAACTGTTCGAGAACCTCTTTACGAACGCGGTCGAGCACGTGGGCAGCGACGTCACCGTTCGCGTGCGGTCGACCGAGTACGGGTTCGCCGTCGAAGACGACGGCCCCGGAATCCCCGAGGAGGAGCGGGAAGACGTCCTCGCGCACGGCTACACCACCGAGTCGGACGGGACCGGCTTCGGTCTCGCGATCGCCAACGAGATCGCCGGCGGACACGGGTGGCGGATGGCGATCGAGTCGGGTCGATCCGGCGGCGCGAAGTTCGTCTTCGAGACCGAAACGTGAGCGGATCGCGTGCGCTCTCCGGGCCAATTCCGTCGAAATCGACTTCGTCGATCGTCTAAACGCCGATCGAAAAATATGGAGTTATCCCTGTGGAGTGCACTCGACGAGGTACACCCCCTCACGGGAATCGATTATGTCTGGAAAGTACGATCTCGTTATCGTCGGCGGCGGCATCAGCGGGGCATCGCTTCTGTATACCACTGCGAAGTTCACGGACATCGACTCGATCGCGCTGATCGAGAAGGAGTCAGAGATCGCGGCGATCAACTCACACCACACGAACAACTCCCAGACGCTCCACTTCGGGGACATCGAGACCAACTACACCTTGGAGAAGGCCGAGGGCGTCAAGACCGGCGCCGAACTGCTCGCGGGCTATCTGGAGAACCACGACCCCGACCGCGAGATGCACGCCAAGCGCAGCAAGATGGTGCTCGGCGTCGGCGACGAGGAGGTCGAGAAACTCGAACGCCGATACCACGAGGAGGGCTTCGGCGACCTGTATCCGAAACTCGAACCCATCGGCCGCGAGGAGATCGGCGAGATCGAACCGAACGTCGTCGAGGGTCGCGACCCCGATGTCGAGATGCTCGCGCTACAGACCCCCGACGGGTACGTCGTCGACTACGGCGAGACGGCGAAGTCGTTCGTCGAGAACGCGCGCGAGGAGTCGAACGTCGACGTGTTCACCGGCACGGAGGTCGAAGACGTCACGAAGAACACCGAGGGGTACACGCTCACGACGGGGCGGGGGCCTTTCGACTGCGACGTCGCCGTCGTCGCCGCCGGATCTCACAGCCTCCAGATCGCGAAGGAACTCGGCTACGGCGAGGATATGGTGCTGCTGCCCGTGGCTGGGAGTTTCTTCCTCGCCGACGACCTCCTGAACGGCAAGGTCTACACGCTGCAGATGAAGAAACTCCCCTTCGCGGCAGTCCACGGCGACGCCGACGTCCACGACGGGAGCATCACTCGCTTCGGGCCGACCGCGAAACTCGTCCCGGCGCTGGAGCGCGGCCGCGTCTCGACGGTCGGCGACTTCCTCGACGTGTTCGGCCTGAACGCCGCGTCGTTCCTCAGTTACGCCAACATCCTCGCCGACCGGATTCTCCTCCCGTACGTGCTCACCAACCTCCTCTACGACGTCCCCGAACTCGGCACGCGGGCGTTCCTCCCGGAGGTCCAGAAGGTCGTCCCGAATGTCGATCTCGACGACATCGAACGCGCGAAGGGCTACGGCGGCGTCCGCCCGCAGATCGTCGACACGAGCGAGAAGTCCCTCGATATGGGCGAGGCGAAGATCGTCGGCGACGACATCGTCTTCAACATCACGCCCTCGCCGGGGGCGTCGACCAGTCTGAAGAACGCGATGCGCGACACGGAGACGATCCTGGAGTTCTTCGACGAGGAGTACGAGTTCGACGAGGACGCCTTCCGCGCGGACACGATCGAGAACTTCCCGCGCGGGGCGTGACGCCAGCGCACCGCTCGGAACGCAGCAGTCGACCCCGGCGGTCGAGTCGTCCCACGCGGGAGCGGTCCCGCTGAACTGGGGGTTCGGTCGAATTCCGCCCGCCTTCCATCGAGCCCGGTCACTTCGACGGAGGGGAACTGACTGTACACAGGGATGATCACTTGATTCTCCGATAGCGGGACGGTCGTCTCCCAACTTCGGGGAGAGAAAAACGAATACCGAAGTCTTATCCGTGTCTCAGGCGTCCGGATAGTTGCAATGGCAAACGGTACGGTTGATTTCTTCAACGACACAGGCGGCTACGGTTTCATCGAGACAGAGGACGCAGACGAGGACGTGTTCTTCCACATGGAAGACGTCGGCGGCGAGGACCTCACCGAGGGAACGGAGATCGAATTCGAGATCGAACAGGCCCCCAAGGGCCCCCGCGCGACGAACGTCGTCCGCGTCTAATCCGGTTCTGACCGTCGCCGTCTCGGCGACGCACGACCCGCGATTTTCCGACAGTTACGTTCGAGAGCGACGGCAACGTCGCGGCTGCGTGAGACGATAATCGGCACCGACAGCGACGGGTCGGACGGCCGTCGTGACAACCGATAATCTATTTACCACTCGGCCGTGCGGTGGAGGATATGAGTGTTTCTCTCGCAGGCACGATTCGGGGGATGGCACACAGAGCGAATCCCGTCTTCGGGGCGGGAGCGGTCCTCGTTCCGGTGGGGCTGTTCGTCGCCGCCGTTCTGTTCGGCACTGTCGAGCAGTTGACGTACGTCCACGTGATGGCCGGCGTCCTCTGGACGGGCATCGACCTGTTCATGGCGACGGTCCTCGGTCCGGTCCTCGGCGGTCTCGACGTCGAGGAGCGAGCGGCGGTCTTCCAGCGGTTCACGCCGAAGATGGCGTTCCTGATGCCGACGCTCGCCTTTACCACCATCTTCGGTGGGATGGTGCTGGCGGCGCAGATGGGGCTACTCCCCGGCCTCGCCGCGTGGGGCGGCCTGTTCTCAGTCGTCGCGATGGGGACGGCGCTGCTGGCAGTCGGCTACCAGTTCGGCTCCTTCACCGACTGGCGCTGGCTGGCGTTGTTCGTCGTCATCGTCGGCGGCGGGGCCGCCTCTCTTGTCGCGAATCTCGGCACGTTCGCACTGCCGGGTGCGCCGATTCTCCTCGCGCTCGCCATCGTCACCGTGCTCACGATCCTCGGGTTCGGCGTGCTCCTGCCCGGCGAGGCGCGAATGTACCTGGAGATGACCTCCGAGAACCCCGACGCCGACCTCATCGGCGCGATCGGGATGCGGAACGCGAAACTGAGCGGCCTCCAGGGCGTCCTGCAGCTCAGCATCGTCGCGGTGATGGTGTACATCCGATGGGGCGGGTTCGGGTTCTAGCCCTTACGCCGTCGCGGTCGCTCCTGGCGCTCGCAGCGCGGCGGGATCGACACCGACTGTCGCATTCGCACCGACTGTCGCATTCGTCTCGTTCGCGCGAACCCGCACGTACCGCTGGCCGACCGTCCCGTCGAGCAAGCTATCCACGGGCGCGCGGTCGTCTCTGAGCAGGGGGACGTCGTCGGTCGGTTCGTCGCTCCGGTACGAGGCGAGATCCGACGAGAGGTCGACCCCGACGTCGCGGCGTTCGCTCCGCGCCTGCAACTCCTCGCGGGTGAGCAGTGCGTCGTCCTTCGTCGCGACGACTTCGATGTTCTGGACGACCGGGCCGCCGGCGGTCGGGAAGCTGTAGACGCGCGGGAAGACCTCTCGCATCGTCTTGTACTCCGCGCGGTAGAACTCCGAGGCGGGGCCGCTGGGCGCAGAGATGACGTTCGCGACCAAGACGCCGTCCTCGTCCAGGCGCTCGGCGGCGAGTCGCATAAACTCGACCGTGGTGAGCTGGAACGGCACGTTGTCCTTGCGATAGGCGTCGAGGACGACCACGTCGTAG
This portion of the Halobellus litoreus genome encodes:
- the deoC gene encoding deoxyribose-phosphate aldolase, which produces MNRTEFAARIDHTVLGPTTTIDAVETVLDEAETYGMNACIPPCYVAEAVAYAPDVTLATVVGFPHGQHSTAAKHGEAVDAWQSGADEVDMVLNVGRLQAGDDDAVAADIAEVVAAVPIPVKVIIETALLSDAEKHRACEAAAEAGADFVKTSTGFADGGATVADVELMAEYLPVKASGGIGSYEEATAMLDAGAERIGASSGVEIVEGHPDESD
- a CDS encoding DUF5786 family protein, with amino-acid sequence MGFGSYDESEQQEQTADEDDDTEAVNVHEHDHDGDVNVESDVDTDALVDRLGEMREE
- a CDS encoding PAS domain-containing response regulator, which gives rise to MSVREGTSLDRFDIVDRGATITVLHVDDDAALVDLAATFLERESDSIRVLTETSVEDGRATLRDHEIDCIVSDYDMPGENGLEFLETVRQARPKLPFVLFTGKGSEEIASEAISAGVTEYLQKESGTDQYTVLANRIEQAVKRRRAEEEVYRGFQAMESAQEGIGIIGADGTYRYVNRSYADIYDRDVTELVGEHWETLYPDAEAERFHDKILPTLERRGTWVGESVGVTKGGERVPESLALTQMDDGGHVCVVRDISERKARERELRREQQFLYTTLEALGDLFYAFDEELNLLRWNDRIEAVTGYSAAELDGRSPREVFGDDAARVASAIDTAVSERRRVSVEAELSRENGDSVEYEFTGAPVEDGGELLGVCGVGRSAATEES
- a CDS encoding PAS domain-containing sensor histidine kinase produces the protein MSVESKKRILGGGALSTLGTLLTTVTLFDIYEDVAVQGDPLFLTVAENSLPLLLNLGLVAAGLILVRNDDLRTEFVTRSTKWSVLGAVSIFGITGWVYYFQVAQGRIKPHIMFSHVVSMGAVAGLAIGLYDGQRREREEQLATERDKILALFENSSDCIAEIEFVGDRPLIRDVNPAFCEVFGYDAEAIRGACIDEVIVPGGDEEMAGAISDRAHRGEQFEVEGVTRLTADGDARVFRLQTIPLDAASWNADGYAVYTDITAEHRYEERMTALHEATRELMTIGSTEGIATATVEAAEEILSLDFTGIHLYDADEEALYPAAHTEQIDDLIGEPPTLRPGEAIAWEVFESGTPRYVGDLNAEAAAYNEDSPLASELLVPLNGFGVLLVGARTPYAFDESDFSLAKILAANVEAAMERAEREERLQRQNERLETFTSIVSHDLRNPLSVANGYLELAREGDDEALDRVEEALDRMDELIGSLLELAREGESVDEVRPVDLASVARSAWSNTATADATLRIDAGGEIEADSDRLQQLFENLFTNAVEHVGSDVTVRVRSTEYGFAVEDDGPGIPEEEREDVLAHGYTTESDGTGFGLAIANEIAGGHGWRMAIESGRSGGAKFVFETET
- a CDS encoding FAD-dependent oxidoreductase yields the protein MSGKYDLVIVGGGISGASLLYTTAKFTDIDSIALIEKESEIAAINSHHTNNSQTLHFGDIETNYTLEKAEGVKTGAELLAGYLENHDPDREMHAKRSKMVLGVGDEEVEKLERRYHEEGFGDLYPKLEPIGREEIGEIEPNVVEGRDPDVEMLALQTPDGYVVDYGETAKSFVENAREESNVDVFTGTEVEDVTKNTEGYTLTTGRGPFDCDVAVVAAGSHSLQIAKELGYGEDMVLLPVAGSFFLADDLLNGKVYTLQMKKLPFAAVHGDADVHDGSITRFGPTAKLVPALERGRVSTVGDFLDVFGLNAASFLSYANILADRILLPYVLTNLLYDVPELGTRAFLPEVQKVVPNVDLDDIERAKGYGGVRPQIVDTSEKSLDMGEAKIVGDDIVFNITPSPGASTSLKNAMRDTETILEFFDEEYEFDEDAFRADTIENFPRGA
- a CDS encoding cold-shock protein, with amino-acid sequence MANGTVDFFNDTGGYGFIETEDADEDVFFHMEDVGGEDLTEGTEIEFEIEQAPKGPRATNVVRV